The following are encoded in a window of Geobacter metallireducens GS-15 genomic DNA:
- a CDS encoding ankyrin repeat domain-containing protein — translation MLNKCLLLTGALIAVLTAPLAAPAYEYDQEQTRKLIENMVRDLGGHDGLRANSGKVMRCVHGGTKKVTIVQNGALTTYNGVYSNCRENDSIRDGIYDIALEGNEVTVSSSKRSINGELFDAAMGGDAKAVKRLVKAKADVNYTESIKKSGGGHIDEWTPLMSAVASGSLDSVKQLVTAGAWVNYMNSMAVNALWIAANKGDVAIVKYLLKSGAYVNNRNFEDVTPLMAASMNGHGEVVKALIAARAKLDYVHSGGDTALMFALAGRHTAVARLLLAAGADVNVRNRDGLTALHIAVSEGNLEMVRGLLKRKADVSATMDSGKNALDIARARGNAAIVELLEKGR, via the coding sequence ATGCTGAACAAATGTTTGTTGCTGACCGGTGCCCTGATTGCCGTGCTGACCGCCCCCCTGGCCGCTCCGGCCTACGAATACGACCAGGAGCAGACCCGGAAGCTGATCGAGAACATGGTCAGGGACCTCGGCGGGCATGACGGCCTGCGCGCGAACAGCGGTAAAGTCATGCGCTGCGTCCATGGCGGCACGAAAAAGGTGACCATCGTTCAAAACGGTGCGCTGACGACCTACAACGGGGTGTACAGCAACTGCCGCGAAAATGATTCCATCAGGGACGGCATTTACGACATCGCCCTCGAAGGAAATGAAGTCACCGTCAGTTCCTCAAAACGCTCCATCAACGGTGAACTGTTCGATGCCGCCATGGGGGGTGACGCGAAAGCCGTCAAAAGATTGGTCAAGGCCAAGGCCGATGTCAATTATACGGAAAGCATCAAGAAAAGCGGCGGCGGTCACATCGACGAGTGGACGCCGCTCATGTCGGCTGTGGCCTCGGGAAGCCTGGATTCCGTGAAGCAGCTGGTCACCGCGGGGGCCTGGGTCAACTACATGAACAGCATGGCCGTGAACGCGCTCTGGATCGCCGCCAATAAGGGCGATGTCGCCATCGTTAAATATCTCCTGAAGTCGGGCGCTTATGTCAATAACCGGAACTTCGAGGATGTCACGCCGCTCATGGCGGCTTCCATGAACGGGCATGGGGAGGTGGTTAAAGCCCTGATCGCCGCCCGGGCAAAGCTCGATTACGTCCACAGCGGGGGTGATACCGCCCTGATGTTCGCCCTGGCAGGCAGGCACACGGCTGTGGCGCGGCTCCTGCTGGCTGCCGGCGCTGATGTGAACGTGAGGAACCGCGACGGACTCACGGCCCTGCACATCGCCGTGTCGGAAGGGAATCTGGAGATGGTGCGCGGGCTTCTGAAACGTAAGGCCGATGTGTCGGCCACAATGGACAGCGGCAAGAACGCGCTGGATATAGCCCGAGCCAGGGGAAATGCCGCCATCGTGGAACTGCTGGAAAAGGGACGATAA
- a CDS encoding CxxxxCH/CxxCH domain c-type cytochrome, whose amino-acid sequence MGTTIARQIRSMGLRTKIGIIVMLVVGCFLYQIMFKPMIGDTATQTYYFTTDSTSVNLGADGSTSTAASLGGKISMKVGVYAFSRSVSAASNTSEQRMISAYGPVYAAKQTINAPAVTIGVRDRNGTANAIYWKAYVYAYNPAVAPGTGNPTATGAANNARLLWTSDEMEAHPSVQTPLDMTFTNPALQTIDAGQRIKVVITARLASTASSARLFWGGGSNYSFFTVTEAPYVADSVTVSNLADYYAGGLTSVTQGDTNVPMLRFDLYTNVAGGVNWSGGLLDKIGTNTSVLNPLLPVDEPGDVSFSIYRDADNDGVFEPTDTLIGGPYNFSQLTKQGYSLPTPEALTATPRRYFITYTIRKNATYNTTVGARIVDGSYFTVDAAATNGVRNVTSTSSSTPLIQYGGTPVVKNYAADWDAGTSLTNIAETGGPGSTTSTCITRTTAGSAFPLVGLLNYPNHSCASVAGQNYSNTSGSTQPDFVRLYFSGDGYHSDMLSIKGRSFTYRLYTPSGGGTVTLQMFYVTSGGVRVNAPIASTYKSTGTLSQTITTSLSGQDFSNVPLGARLGIQIGVTANAQIGLGGAVGAQLQVEETAALNENVDVGDGFPSVNANVYAGDTSKVIDSFTLSASKAKTVSSISIKGNPLFNSTNIKNVWIYQDNSTGGMLGALDGTDTLIGSTSVITGNVATVSVGSLAIDNKTKRFLVVVDIGDTPNTNVILNALVSDLAVVTSGTIGENSDSSSANLTILPTTTVSGGTAEPPGVIVPSGAGATKLDAFNLATNGGVNDTFSSVTVTLSTTSTLPAGKVISDYVARLDIIKADGTSFGHLTSPTQVNNWQVTTTGLAATTTPTDYYVAVTPKAGQGITYDVKAQVVSVVHSRTTNRLLLSDPSSATVIMDQQPPTDPTLTVATGTYHNDIDRAEINLNWTTATDTSGSAVSYVVVRGLGNAPPPRNCTVDNVKTFPVYSGTGTSLIDKNLDEGISYGYRACAVDSVNNVSVGTAGSAIASIKNRCTELPSLEINPNASYIKAGNTLGLDVAITSNDTGVCAATTYTLSIVGTDIDDSNYTVSTFSGNNFIIPTMGSQYTKLNITAKPGAVQGAVKTFQVKVAKSSGGETLHADPVYVTVNKYGTMMHSSLQLGTTKYGIWGKNYDCATCHSPTATNIKQVKNSIATPTGNRPVVFNILSTASSANVAGVFGNDHRSGTATTNVCEVCHHNARFHQYSSSKVTWKDHNNNEDCMKCHSHKLGFKTVAQAGSCTDCHGYPPTIKEQLVVPTTNVLSSYATNAGSHGKHNDRGLKCQACHSNGNHLVTAVPDKNINMGFKVNGTSFPGWFGQYTTGIMRSLTPRNGYTFATAPGTTVQQAPGTIINCNVYCHGWDGNGGYNTDPAWTGISQVGCGSCHAATNDQPPTSGSHHKHASNEPGFGNGIACSKCHGFRNYSTSSAHINGNVEWDLSTLPPGTFGLALYRGVDKGNTGAPAPTPPGSYGSCSNLYCHSNVQSNNGTGPPTSYSTPTWGGTTTCNSCHQAQPNVTGGHPQHAGAGVTGFDCRICHGNGGDANPLNHANDYINFQFGGLAENTHYSYSSAKVPGSASYGTCYNGNCHGLRRPKTGPTALTWGPANDAIPLCDKCHTTDPSLKNGFYSTMGPNGTTSNTDPYVGAHFQHITSMPFKLSSQYDCSECHNKPTGPYTPGHIDSQLPAELTFGATASSGAVLTGYTSAQHQPGYNYGAHQCSNIWCHGSGMDSVEGTGLYGSAVSDGATPNASRIASPVWNAPFLNGTTADCNKCHASPPPAPLPGYNHWDDDNSRPYQANQCINCHKHVNAAGNGFTKPEIHANGVVDSCLTCHGLPPTDNSMTNPPINALSAGMTGAHQGHFLNPNIGKRCTFCHYNNSGDMPSYKLEIGFNAFGGKVRRGTFYGYSTLTNSYSQPIVYFATITSTTVRRTTNTAKLNTCENVYCHGGGSGAALPPLGGGSNTKPDWELGYTEATCGSCHGVTGETYRTRGSHGAHVGTLFGEPKLACSNCHGVKENNYHVNGQVEWEFYTSAKRMNQIAVNDSFKDSLGNVVVPGYKAAGASSFAAKGGTGNLAPSAAYGTCQVYCHSDVYDHQFKAITWGSGATTCNSCHRDQTSAGRYTGAHQKHTASSANGGYGIDCVMCHYGSGAGNPLHVNGTVDIIFNSSVVGPNGVYAPGATEGTGTCKNILCHVSDATTGPAWNGGSASGSYATGTNKPTCIGCHSGEVGGRTAVIPQFAGASHHVQGVTMSATYCYPCHMEANADGTANATYHDRTTGKSVDLVLYGNGTRGTVFTRYTAAGSATRKRTEYAKINNVCIGCHSTKNNATTPFSASGDTRTPKTYAWDNSSIFNRYSSTATTLWGKVTGNDTVKKGLNKAFSAHGNASGNQRGWAFGSYTGGPKHSNTSGAVNNVLCFDCHNSHGTVASGIMTSYSSATGRYSGGMLKTTVQGVGGYNSTYAPVAGGDSAAPNRNAYNTGASLCFDCHNNKTSNTSMPWGYNDTFGSNQPIYGFHDKPYFGNYSTFAMTVTYPYKASNPGNKGGHYGPSSPLTTAVTQRTFANGIKDNPYSAGVSSPINGLCTPCHDPHGVSKNTTYVSDRNYGVPLLKGTWVTSPYRQDSAPRNTNEARGGSTHSSSYVPITVGSTPRYFIDQNSMQAGTVGEPTTARSWTFTTSAATLQTTADTQFAGLCTGCHNKSVLNNTAAVTGAPGSTGSWKAMTRIHNTVDGWALTTGSGGNVSNKVHAFTCSKCHTPHNARLPRLMVTNCLDAKHRGGVAAGGNPVEYSKWYQSGAGKGRFPVGGGGFKSRGSAINPGTWFFGKSQSTVQNAAPALTLTTQTQCHNTATAGGITYTNYTTQHWNNKTPW is encoded by the coding sequence ATGGGAACGACAATCGCCAGGCAGATCAGGAGCATGGGGCTGCGGACTAAAATCGGCATCATTGTGATGCTGGTCGTGGGCTGTTTCCTGTATCAGATCATGTTCAAGCCGATGATTGGCGATACAGCCACCCAGACCTATTATTTCACCACTGATTCCACATCGGTGAACCTCGGCGCCGATGGCAGCACCAGCACCGCGGCGTCGCTCGGCGGCAAAATATCCATGAAGGTCGGTGTCTATGCCTTCTCCCGCAGTGTCAGCGCCGCGTCCAATACCTCCGAACAGAGGATGATCAGCGCCTATGGGCCGGTCTATGCCGCCAAGCAGACCATTAACGCGCCTGCCGTCACGATCGGCGTGAGGGACCGCAACGGCACCGCAAATGCCATTTACTGGAAGGCCTACGTCTACGCCTATAACCCGGCGGTGGCCCCCGGCACCGGCAACCCCACGGCTACCGGTGCCGCCAATAACGCGAGATTGCTCTGGACATCGGACGAGATGGAGGCCCATCCCTCGGTGCAGACGCCGCTGGACATGACCTTCACCAATCCTGCACTGCAGACCATAGATGCCGGACAGCGGATCAAGGTGGTCATCACCGCCCGCCTGGCAAGTACCGCCTCGTCGGCCCGCCTCTTCTGGGGGGGCGGAAGCAACTATTCGTTCTTTACCGTCACCGAAGCCCCCTATGTGGCTGATTCGGTTACCGTCTCAAACCTGGCCGATTACTATGCCGGCGGTCTCACCTCCGTCACCCAGGGGGACACCAATGTTCCCATGCTTAGATTCGACCTGTACACCAACGTGGCCGGGGGGGTCAACTGGTCGGGCGGGCTTCTGGATAAGATCGGCACCAATACCAGCGTCCTCAACCCCCTTCTGCCGGTGGACGAACCGGGAGACGTCTCCTTTTCGATCTACCGGGATGCCGATAATGACGGCGTCTTCGAACCCACCGACACCCTGATCGGCGGACCATACAATTTCAGCCAGTTGACCAAACAGGGGTATTCGTTGCCGACTCCGGAAGCACTTACCGCCACGCCCCGGCGCTATTTCATCACTTACACCATTCGCAAGAACGCGACCTATAACACCACTGTCGGCGCCCGCATTGTGGATGGCAGTTATTTCACCGTCGACGCCGCGGCGACGAACGGCGTGCGAAATGTGACCAGCACGTCGTCCTCAACGCCCCTCATCCAGTATGGGGGCACCCCGGTCGTCAAGAACTACGCGGCGGACTGGGATGCCGGCACGTCACTGACGAACATCGCCGAAACCGGCGGGCCGGGCTCCACAACCTCCACCTGTATTACCAGAACCACGGCAGGGTCGGCATTCCCGCTGGTCGGCCTGCTCAACTACCCCAACCACTCTTGTGCCAGTGTGGCGGGGCAGAACTACAGCAACACCAGCGGCAGCACCCAGCCGGATTTCGTCAGGCTCTATTTCAGCGGGGACGGCTACCACTCCGATATGCTGTCCATCAAGGGGCGCAGTTTTACCTACCGGCTCTATACCCCGTCAGGCGGCGGCACGGTCACCCTGCAGATGTTCTACGTCACCAGCGGGGGCGTGCGGGTTAATGCCCCGATTGCATCGACCTACAAATCCACCGGTACTCTCAGCCAGACCATTACCACCTCCCTGTCCGGTCAGGATTTTTCCAATGTCCCCCTTGGCGCCCGCCTCGGCATCCAGATCGGCGTCACCGCCAATGCGCAGATCGGCCTCGGCGGCGCGGTCGGCGCCCAACTGCAGGTGGAGGAAACGGCGGCCCTGAATGAAAACGTCGATGTGGGCGACGGTTTCCCCAGTGTCAATGCCAACGTCTATGCGGGCGACACCAGCAAGGTGATCGATTCGTTCACCTTGAGCGCTTCCAAGGCAAAGACCGTCTCTTCGATTTCGATCAAGGGCAACCCCCTGTTCAACAGCACAAATATCAAAAATGTCTGGATTTATCAGGACAACTCGACCGGCGGCATGCTTGGGGCCCTTGACGGCACCGACACCCTGATCGGGTCCACCTCCGTAATCACCGGCAACGTCGCGACGGTTTCGGTCGGCAGCCTGGCCATCGACAACAAGACCAAGCGATTCCTGGTGGTCGTCGATATCGGCGACACCCCCAACACCAACGTAATCCTGAACGCTCTGGTCAGTGACCTGGCGGTTGTCACTTCCGGCACCATCGGCGAGAACAGCGACAGTTCGTCGGCGAATCTGACGATCCTGCCGACCACGACGGTGAGCGGCGGCACTGCCGAGCCTCCCGGCGTGATCGTTCCTTCCGGCGCCGGCGCCACCAAGCTGGATGCGTTCAATCTTGCCACCAACGGCGGGGTCAACGACACGTTCTCCAGCGTCACGGTCACGCTTTCGACGACCAGCACCCTGCCCGCGGGCAAGGTCATCTCCGACTACGTTGCGCGGCTTGATATCATCAAGGCTGACGGCACTTCCTTCGGGCACCTGACTTCTCCCACCCAGGTCAATAACTGGCAGGTCACGACCACCGGCCTGGCCGCCACCACCACGCCCACCGATTATTACGTGGCCGTTACTCCCAAGGCGGGCCAGGGGATTACCTACGACGTCAAGGCCCAGGTTGTCTCGGTGGTCCACTCCAGGACGACCAACCGGCTGCTGCTGAGCGACCCGTCCAGCGCAACGGTCATCATGGACCAGCAGCCGCCGACCGACCCGACCCTGACTGTCGCCACCGGCACCTATCACAATGATATTGACCGCGCCGAGATCAACCTGAACTGGACCACCGCGACCGATACCAGCGGGAGCGCGGTCAGCTACGTTGTCGTGCGTGGCCTGGGGAATGCGCCGCCGCCACGCAATTGCACGGTGGACAACGTAAAGACCTTCCCGGTTTACTCCGGCACGGGCACATCACTTATCGACAAAAACCTGGATGAAGGCATTTCGTACGGCTACCGCGCCTGTGCGGTGGACTCGGTCAACAACGTCAGCGTGGGAACCGCCGGCAGCGCCATCGCCAGTATCAAGAACAGATGTACGGAGCTTCCCTCACTTGAGATCAATCCCAATGCCTCATACATCAAGGCCGGCAATACGCTGGGCCTGGATGTCGCCATCACCAGCAACGACACGGGCGTCTGTGCGGCAACCACCTACACGCTCTCGATAGTGGGCACCGACATCGACGACAGCAACTACACCGTCTCCACATTCAGCGGCAACAACTTCATAATCCCGACCATGGGGTCGCAGTATACGAAGCTGAACATTACCGCGAAGCCCGGCGCGGTTCAGGGGGCGGTCAAGACCTTCCAGGTGAAGGTCGCCAAGAGCTCCGGCGGAGAAACCCTGCACGCGGACCCGGTCTATGTCACGGTCAACAAATATGGCACCATGATGCACAGCAGTCTGCAACTGGGCACCACCAAGTACGGTATCTGGGGGAAGAATTACGACTGCGCCACCTGCCATTCCCCCACCGCCACCAATATCAAGCAGGTCAAAAACAGCATCGCCACCCCGACCGGTAACCGGCCGGTCGTGTTCAATATTCTCTCCACCGCTTCCAGTGCCAATGTGGCTGGTGTTTTCGGCAATGACCACAGAAGCGGGACAGCCACCACCAATGTGTGCGAAGTCTGCCACCACAATGCGCGTTTCCACCAGTACAGCTCGTCGAAGGTGACCTGGAAGGACCATAACAACAACGAAGACTGCATGAAGTGCCACTCGCACAAGCTCGGTTTCAAGACGGTGGCGCAGGCGGGGTCGTGTACCGACTGCCACGGCTATCCCCCCACCATCAAGGAGCAGCTGGTGGTGCCGACGACCAACGTGCTCTCCTCGTATGCAACCAATGCCGGCTCCCATGGCAAGCACAACGACCGCGGCCTCAAGTGCCAGGCCTGCCACAGCAACGGCAACCACCTGGTCACCGCCGTACCGGACAAAAACATCAATATGGGGTTCAAGGTCAACGGGACCAGCTTCCCCGGTTGGTTCGGCCAATACACCACCGGCATAATGCGTTCGCTGACGCCCCGTAACGGCTATACCTTTGCGACCGCCCCGGGCACGACGGTGCAGCAGGCACCCGGCACCATAATCAACTGCAATGTCTACTGCCACGGCTGGGACGGCAATGGCGGCTACAATACCGATCCGGCCTGGACCGGCATCAGCCAGGTCGGCTGCGGCTCATGCCATGCCGCCACCAACGACCAGCCCCCCACCTCCGGCAGCCACCACAAGCATGCCAGCAATGAACCCGGTTTCGGCAACGGCATTGCCTGCAGCAAGTGCCACGGTTTCCGCAATTACTCCACCAGCTCGGCCCACATCAACGGCAATGTGGAATGGGATCTCTCCACGCTGCCTCCCGGAACCTTCGGGCTGGCCCTTTACAGGGGCGTGGACAAGGGGAACACCGGCGCTCCGGCCCCCACGCCGCCGGGCAGTTACGGTTCCTGCTCCAACCTTTACTGCCACAGCAATGTCCAGAGCAACAACGGCACCGGTCCCCCGACGTCCTATTCCACCCCGACCTGGGGGGGGACGACCACCTGCAACAGTTGTCACCAGGCGCAGCCGAATGTGACCGGCGGGCATCCGCAGCATGCCGGCGCCGGCGTGACGGGCTTTGATTGCCGCATCTGCCATGGAAACGGCGGTGACGCCAACCCGCTCAACCATGCCAACGACTACATAAACTTCCAGTTCGGCGGCCTTGCCGAGAACACGCACTATTCCTACAGCTCGGCCAAGGTGCCCGGCTCCGCCTCCTATGGCACCTGCTACAACGGCAACTGCCACGGCTTGCGCCGTCCCAAGACCGGCCCGACCGCGCTGACCTGGGGCCCGGCCAATGACGCTATCCCGCTTTGCGACAAGTGCCACACTACGGATCCATCCCTCAAAAATGGCTTCTACAGCACCATGGGCCCCAACGGGACCACCTCGAACACGGACCCGTACGTTGGCGCCCACTTCCAGCATATCACCTCGATGCCGTTCAAGCTGTCGTCCCAGTACGATTGCTCCGAATGCCACAACAAGCCGACCGGCCCCTACACTCCCGGCCATATCGACTCGCAGCTGCCGGCCGAGCTGACTTTCGGCGCAACCGCATCGAGCGGCGCGGTCCTGACCGGTTACACCAGCGCCCAGCACCAGCCCGGCTACAACTACGGTGCCCACCAGTGCAGCAATATCTGGTGCCACGGCTCCGGCATGGACTCCGTCGAGGGGACCGGCCTCTACGGTTCCGCCGTGAGCGACGGAGCCACCCCCAATGCCAGCCGGATCGCCTCGCCGGTCTGGAATGCACCGTTCCTGAACGGTACCACCGCCGACTGCAACAAGTGTCACGCATCACCGCCGCCGGCACCGCTCCCCGGATACAATCACTGGGACGATGACAACAGCCGCCCCTACCAGGCCAACCAGTGCATCAATTGCCACAAGCATGTCAATGCGGCCGGCAACGGCTTCACCAAGCCGGAAATCCACGCCAACGGCGTTGTCGACAGCTGTCTGACCTGTCACGGCCTCCCGCCGACCGACAACAGCATGACCAACCCGCCGATTAATGCCCTGAGTGCCGGCATGACCGGCGCGCACCAGGGGCATTTCCTGAACCCGAATATCGGCAAGCGCTGCACTTTCTGCCACTACAACAATTCCGGCGACATGCCCAGCTACAAGCTGGAGATCGGTTTCAACGCCTTTGGCGGCAAGGTCCGCCGCGGAACGTTCTACGGCTACTCCACCCTGACCAACAGCTATTCCCAGCCGATTGTCTACTTCGCGACCATCACCAGCACCACCGTGCGGCGGACCACGAACACGGCCAAGCTCAATACCTGTGAGAACGTGTACTGCCACGGTGGCGGCTCGGGCGCGGCCCTGCCACCATTGGGGGGCGGCAGCAACACCAAGCCGGACTGGGAGCTGGGCTATACCGAGGCCACCTGCGGCAGCTGCCACGGCGTGACCGGCGAAACCTACCGGACCAGGGGGTCCCATGGCGCCCATGTGGGCACGCTCTTTGGCGAGCCGAAACTGGCCTGCTCCAACTGCCACGGCGTCAAGGAGAACAACTACCACGTGAACGGCCAAGTGGAGTGGGAGTTCTACACCTCCGCCAAGCGGATGAACCAGATTGCGGTCAACGACAGCTTTAAAGACAGCCTCGGCAATGTTGTCGTTCCCGGCTACAAAGCCGCCGGCGCCTCGTCCTTTGCGGCCAAAGGCGGCACCGGCAACCTGGCGCCCAGCGCCGCGTACGGCACCTGCCAGGTCTACTGCCACAGCGACGTTTACGATCACCAATTCAAGGCGATCACCTGGGGTAGCGGCGCCACCACCTGCAACTCCTGCCACCGGGACCAGACCTCGGCCGGCAGGTACACCGGCGCGCACCAGAAACATACCGCCAGTTCGGCCAACGGAGGCTACGGCATCGACTGCGTCATGTGCCACTACGGTTCCGGCGCCGGCAACCCGCTCCATGTGAACGGCACGGTTGACATCATCTTCAACTCGTCAGTGGTCGGTCCCAATGGCGTGTATGCACCCGGCGCCACCGAAGGGACCGGTACCTGCAAGAATATCCTCTGCCACGTTTCCGACGCAACCACCGGTCCGGCCTGGAACGGCGGATCTGCCAGCGGCAGCTATGCCACTGGCACCAACAAGCCGACCTGCATCGGCTGCCACAGCGGCGAGGTCGGCGGCCGCACCGCGGTTATCCCGCAGTTTGCCGGCGCGTCGCACCACGTCCAGGGTGTAACCATGAGCGCCACCTACTGCTACCCGTGCCATATGGAGGCAAACGCCGACGGCACCGCCAATGCCACCTACCATGACCGGACCACCGGCAAGTCGGTTGATCTGGTGCTCTATGGCAACGGCACGCGCGGCACGGTCTTCACCAGGTACACGGCCGCGGGAAGCGCTACCCGCAAGCGGACGGAATACGCCAAGATCAACAACGTCTGCATCGGCTGCCACAGCACCAAGAACAATGCCACAACGCCCTTCAGCGCCAGCGGCGATACCAGGACACCCAAGACCTATGCCTGGGACAACAGCAGCATCTTCAACCGGTACAGTTCCACCGCCACCACGCTGTGGGGCAAGGTCACCGGCAACGACACGGTGAAGAAGGGGCTTAACAAGGCCTTCTCCGCCCATGGCAATGCCAGCGGCAACCAGCGCGGCTGGGCGTTCGGCTCCTACACGGGCGGCCCGAAACACAGCAACACCAGCGGCGCCGTCAACAATGTGCTCTGCTTCGACTGCCACAACTCCCACGGCACCGTGGCCAGCGGCATCATGACCAGCTACTCCAGCGCCACGGGCCGCTACAGCGGCGGCATGCTCAAGACCACCGTCCAGGGGGTCGGCGGCTACAACTCCACCTATGCGCCGGTGGCAGGCGGCGATTCGGCCGCGCCCAACAGGAACGCCTACAACACGGGTGCGTCCCTCTGCTTCGACTGCCACAACAACAAGACGTCCAATACCTCCATGCCGTGGGGCTACAATGACACCTTCGGCTCCAACCAGCCCATCTACGGCTTCCATGACAAGCCGTACTTCGGCAACTACTCCACCTTTGCCATGACGGTCACCTATCCGTACAAGGCCAGCAACCCTGGCAACAAGGGGGGCCACTACGGCCCGTCGTCACCGCTGACCACTGCCGTCACCCAGCGGACGTTCGCGAACGGCATCAAGGACAATCCGTACTCGGCCGGGGTTTCCTCGCCCATCAACGGCCTCTGTACGCCGTGCCACGACCCCCATGGCGTCAGCAAGAACACGACCTATGTGAGCGACCGCAACTACGGCGTGCCGCTCCTCAAGGGGACCTGGGTCACCTCCCCCTACCGGCAGGATTCGGCACCGCGGAACACCAACGAAGCCCGGGGCGGCAGTACCCATTCATCGTCCTATGTGCCCATTACCGTCGGCAGCACGCCCCGGTACTTCATCGACCAGAACAGCATGCAGGCGGGAACGGTGGGCGAACCGACGACCGCCCGGTCCTGGACGTTCACCACTTCCGCCGCGACACTGCAGACCACGGCCGATACCCAGTTCGCCGGGCTCTGCACCGGCTGCCACAACAAGTCGGTGCTCAACAACACGGCGGCGGTGACCGGTGCCCCCGGTTCGACCGGAAGCTGGAAAGCCATGACCCGGATCCACAACACCGTCGATGGCTGGGCACTCACAACGGGCAGCGGCGGCAACGTGAGCAACAAAGTGCATGCCTTCACCTGCTCCAAGTGCCACACGCCCCACAACGCCCGGCTACCACGGCTCATGGTGACCAACTGCCTCGATGCCAAACATCGCGGCGGGGTGGCTGCCGGCGGGAATCCGGTGGAGTACTCGAAATGGTATCAGAGCGGGGCCGGCAAGGGACGGTTCCCTGTAGGCGGCGGCGGGTTCAAGTCCCGTGGCTCGGCGATCAACCCGGGGACCTGGTTCTTCGGCAAGTCCCAGAGCACGGTCCAGAACGCGGCGCCGGCACTGACCCTGACCACCCAGACCCAGTGCCACAACACGGCAACAGCCGGTGGCATAACCTACACCAACTACACGACGCAGCACTGGAACAACAAAACACCGTGGTAG